The proteins below are encoded in one region of Brachyspira intermedia PWS/A:
- a CDS encoding GldG family protein yields the protein MTKKKDRIITFSLIVVIIILINAIANQFTPMIDLTKDKVYSLSKESKNLVKNLKEPMSVKFFVTPNLPPPFSTYEKYIKDLFEGYKAAGGKNISFEVIDASKHGDLASQYRINPTQISVLEKDQTQTKVAYMGLSFIYGDSIETIPFVQSTEGLEYNIDTIIRKMMDKNDRLARLENNLNVYYVSSKEIYDLLPIGAMELIPDSIMQAVADANKDLMNKVRFINVDMSNPTAENEELLKKLNVKKIEWDDIKDPNGNIVANKGSAYFSLVLENGDDIRQLSTSYILYGAFDEIKNEISKNIDSMLGLKATIGYVQGHEEANYITIPPQFGGNPNDAYDSVSEYVTEIQGNYNFEAVDISLNDIPSSIDALIIAGSKTAFSDYELYKLDQFIMSGKPVLFMLNGVEINQNDPNAQMYGPKLIPVTNRLNEILPNYGFTVATNMIFDDNAYKAQLQQGMPEQKMYYIPLIASENINAKNDITKSINLLLTPISSEIITNTNNTDIKVTPLIYTSDKSWVETENFASSMTGMPQDSNRLSKRLLAASFEGKMNSAFAGKDIPSSTNAQNNINNDINRINSTTSGRVIVLGSYEMAKNSAYTANKIFLMNLVDYMAGDSGLMSIRRKGAVFNPPYQVPETVKLFVRVINIVMLPVAVIVFGLMLWSSDKKRRQNIFEKFNRKAE from the coding sequence ATGACAAAGAAAAAAGACAGAATAATAACATTTTCATTAATAGTTGTAATTATAATACTAATAAATGCAATAGCTAATCAATTTACTCCTATGATAGATTTAACTAAGGATAAAGTTTATTCTTTGAGTAAAGAAAGCAAGAATTTAGTTAAAAATTTAAAAGAACCTATGAGTGTAAAATTTTTCGTTACACCAAATTTACCTCCCCCATTTTCTACTTACGAAAAATACATAAAAGATTTATTTGAAGGATATAAAGCAGCTGGCGGAAAGAATATTAGCTTTGAAGTGATAGATGCATCAAAACATGGGGATTTAGCTAGCCAGTACAGAATAAATCCTACTCAAATAAGCGTATTAGAAAAGGATCAAACTCAAACTAAAGTAGCATATATGGGACTTTCTTTCATATATGGTGATTCTATAGAAACAATACCATTTGTACAATCAACTGAAGGTTTAGAATATAATATAGACACTATAATAAGAAAGATGATGGATAAAAATGACAGACTTGCAAGATTAGAGAATAATTTGAATGTTTATTATGTATCATCAAAAGAAATATATGATCTTCTTCCTATAGGAGCAATGGAGCTTATACCTGATTCTATTATGCAGGCTGTTGCTGATGCTAATAAGGATTTAATGAATAAAGTAAGATTTATAAATGTAGATATGTCTAACCCTACTGCTGAAAATGAAGAATTATTAAAAAAGCTTAATGTAAAAAAAATTGAATGGGATGATATAAAAGACCCTAATGGAAATATAGTCGCAAATAAAGGAAGTGCTTATTTTTCATTAGTTTTAGAAAATGGAGATGATATAAGACAGCTTTCAACATCATATATATTGTATGGGGCTTTTGACGAAATAAAAAATGAAATATCAAAAAATATAGATAGTATGCTTGGACTTAAAGCAACTATAGGATATGTTCAGGGACATGAAGAAGCTAATTATATAACTATACCTCCTCAATTCGGAGGAAATCCTAATGATGCTTATGACAGCGTAAGCGAATATGTAACAGAAATACAAGGCAATTATAATTTTGAAGCTGTTGATATTTCATTAAATGATATACCTTCAAGTATAGATGCTCTAATAATAGCAGGAAGTAAAACAGCATTCAGCGACTATGAATTATATAAATTGGATCAGTTTATTATGAGCGGAAAGCCTGTATTATTTATGCTTAATGGTGTAGAGATAAATCAAAATGATCCTAATGCTCAGATGTACGGTCCTAAACTTATACCTGTTACAAATAGACTTAATGAAATACTTCCAAATTATGGTTTTACTGTAGCCACAAATATGATATTTGATGATAATGCATATAAGGCTCAATTACAGCAGGGTATGCCGGAACAGAAAATGTATTATATACCTTTAATAGCCTCTGAAAATATTAATGCTAAAAATGATATAACTAAAAGCATTAATCTTTTACTTACTCCTATATCATCAGAAATTATAACTAATACAAATAATACTGATATAAAAGTAACACCTTTAATTTATACAAGTGATAAAAGCTGGGTTGAAACAGAAAACTTTGCTTCTTCTATGACAGGAATGCCTCAGGATTCAAACAGATTATCAAAAAGACTTTTAGCTGCTTCATTTGAAGGAAAAATGAATAGTGCATTTGCAGGAAAAGATATACCTTCATCAACAAATGCTCAGAACAATATTAATAATGATATAAACAGAATTAATTCTACTACAAGCGGAAGAGTGATAGTTCTTGGTTCTTATGAAATGGCTAAAAACAGTGCCTATACTGCAAATAAAATTTTCTTAATGAATTTAGTTGATTATATGGCAGGCGACAGCGGACTAATGAGTATAAGAAGAA
- the nusB gene encoding transcription antitermination factor NusB, with product MSEEIDINSNNEVENTEAAPRKAVKKKMIIKSKSKENIKDLDLSSYGARRQARIYAVMSLYSYEINDRKETVNEILSFDYDKKIPENIFAFTRNLVEGTINNLERIDNLIEKYSNNWDIKRIQYVDKSIIRMSIYSLIFLKDIPKSVVIDEAVEISKIFSDKDSYKFVNGILDGIQEKDIQ from the coding sequence ATGTCTGAAGAAATAGATATAAATAGTAACAATGAAGTTGAAAATACAGAAGCAGCCCCTAGAAAAGCTGTTAAGAAAAAAATGATAATAAAATCTAAAAGTAAAGAAAATATTAAAGATTTAGATTTATCATCTTATGGAGCAAGAAGACAGGCTAGAATATATGCTGTTATGTCTTTATATTCTTATGAAATTAATGATAGAAAAGAAACTGTAAATGAAATTCTTAGTTTCGATTATGATAAAAAAATACCTGAAAATATATTCGCATTCACTAGAAATTTGGTAGAAGGTACTATAAATAATTTAGAAAGAATAGATAACTTAATAGAAAAATATTCTAATAATTGGGATATAAAAAGAATACAGTATGTAGACAAATCAATTATTAGAATGTCAATATACTCGCTAATATTTTTGAAAGACATACCTAAATCTGTAGTAATAGATGAAGCAGTAGAAATTTCTAAAATTTTTAGTGATAAAGATTCTTATAAATTTGTAAATGGGATTTTAGATGGTATACAAGAAAAAGACATACAATAA
- a CDS encoding RluA family pseudouridine synthase, whose product MDIEKEMSNYINPLYEDNHIIVAVKPPNIPTQGDITGDISFFENIKDYIKIKYNKKGNVFLGLVHRLDRPVSGVIVFAKTSKAASRLSEAIRDRKFEKTYYAVVNGILLEKEGKLENYLIKKTNKLGNIAQVVFENTKNAKIAKLKYNVIKEDVIKNLSLLKIELETGRFHQIRVQLSNIGHVIYGDRKYGSYIKYDRNDVPLALFAKSLKFPHPTKDEEIYVEADLPSYNPWNIFNN is encoded by the coding sequence ATGGATATAGAAAAAGAAATGAGTAATTATATTAATCCTCTTTATGAAGATAATCATATAATAGTAGCTGTAAAGCCGCCTAATATACCTACACAGGGCGATATAACAGGGGATATTTCTTTTTTTGAGAATATTAAAGATTATATAAAAATAAAGTACAATAAGAAAGGCAATGTATTTTTAGGGCTTGTACATAGATTAGATAGACCTGTATCAGGAGTTATAGTATTTGCTAAGACTTCGAAGGCTGCTTCAAGATTAAGCGAGGCTATAAGAGATAGAAAATTTGAAAAAACTTATTATGCCGTTGTTAATGGTATACTTTTAGAAAAAGAGGGTAAACTTGAAAACTATCTTATTAAGAAAACTAACAAATTGGGTAATATAGCTCAGGTTGTTTTTGAAAATACAAAGAATGCAAAAATAGCCAAATTAAAATATAATGTTATAAAAGAAGATGTAATAAAAAATCTTAGTTTATTAAAGATAGAATTAGAAACAGGCAGATTCCATCAAATAAGAGTACAGCTTTCTAATATAGGACATGTTATATATGGGGATAGGAAATACGGAAGTTATATAAAATATGACAGAAATGATGTTCCTTTAGCTTTATTTGCCAAAAGTCTTAAATTTCCACATCCTACAAAAGATGAAGAAATATATGTTGAAGCAGATTTGCCATCATATAATCCATGGAATATATTTAATAATTAG
- a CDS encoding tetratricopeptide repeat protein: MVYKKKTYNKRLAKYKNIQMIVFILSIGALGLIAILSLNVAIIQGKVKLNSQIVDDYTLAKEYYNNKDYNKAKSILKKEIRNTIDPKKEYEANILLGKIYNETKDYDNAIKIFNTMTNSLYLDEQLKHNLGISYLKKEMYDEALVSLENSLSINSNYIPSLLTLGRFYMERDLPRLAKGYYERVLTLEENDEALFYVGLIALNEGFQSVAYDTLTKLVRRSKGEYADKAATILGDIYVISGDTDSAIEMYLKSLVNSDTKPDSIKRLVKIYEQVEDYDGIKKVYEQILEQNPNDVDTILALGELYEKENAYDRSVKYYLRLVKMKDYTNTYGATGLLANAYYKGSMLKEAEANYKKIIMANNKDDLYKTALERLGDITYRQKDFMASLRYYQEIYKIETNNAIFMPRLGELELYYGNSDKGIKLLKESIAADVGNAFPSRTLAVYYESIGNNNEALNYYNYTLSKYPKDRESIYRAGMLYYKTKNYEKAKESLLIAANDDNNTILVRENAWITLATMMEEIRSYNDASAYYRQLVEMSPSVENYMLYGAFSYRRLQYNEAIYAYNEALNLATSKRQLFDINLVLGKCYYRMNELDNAEESYRNALSYDGGDSQAKDGLRQVLTKKELMYNN; encoded by the coding sequence ATGGTATACAAGAAAAAGACATACAATAAAAGATTGGCTAAATATAAAAACATACAGATGATAGTTTTTATATTATCTATAGGAGCCTTAGGTTTAATAGCTATATTATCATTAAATGTAGCAATAATACAAGGTAAAGTAAAATTAAATTCTCAAATTGTAGACGATTATACCTTGGCTAAAGAGTATTATAATAATAAAGATTATAATAAAGCTAAATCAATATTGAAAAAAGAAATAAGAAATACCATAGACCCCAAAAAAGAATATGAAGCTAATATACTTCTAGGAAAAATATACAATGAAACAAAAGATTATGATAATGCAATAAAAATATTTAATACTATGACAAATTCATTGTATTTAGATGAGCAGTTAAAACATAATTTAGGAATATCCTATCTAAAAAAAGAAATGTATGATGAAGCTTTAGTATCATTAGAAAATTCATTATCAATAAACAGTAATTATATACCTAGCCTTCTCACATTAGGAAGATTCTATATGGAAAGAGATTTGCCTCGATTGGCTAAAGGCTATTATGAAAGAGTTTTAACTTTAGAAGAAAATGATGAGGCTTTATTTTATGTAGGATTAATAGCACTTAATGAAGGTTTTCAAAGTGTTGCTTATGATACTTTAACTAAATTAGTTAGAAGAAGCAAGGGAGAATATGCTGATAAAGCTGCTACAATATTAGGCGACATATATGTAATATCAGGAGATACAGATAGTGCTATAGAGATGTATTTGAAAAGTTTAGTTAATTCAGATACGAAACCTGACTCTATAAAAAGACTTGTAAAAATATATGAGCAGGTTGAAGATTATGACGGTATAAAAAAAGTATATGAGCAAATATTAGAGCAAAATCCTAATGATGTTGATACAATACTTGCATTAGGAGAATTGTATGAAAAAGAAAATGCATATGACAGATCTGTAAAATATTATTTAAGATTGGTAAAAATGAAAGATTATACCAATACTTATGGTGCTACAGGTTTGCTTGCTAATGCATACTATAAAGGAAGCATGCTTAAAGAAGCAGAAGCAAATTATAAAAAAATTATAATGGCTAATAATAAAGATGATTTATATAAAACAGCATTGGAAAGACTTGGAGATATAACATATAGACAAAAAGATTTTATGGCATCTTTAAGATACTATCAGGAAATATATAAGATAGAAACCAATAATGCAATATTTATGCCTAGACTTGGAGAATTAGAACTATACTATGGAAATTCAGATAAAGGTATAAAATTATTAAAAGAATCTATTGCTGCAGATGTAGGAAATGCCTTCCCTAGCAGAACATTAGCTGTTTACTATGAAAGCATAGGTAATAATAATGAAGCGTTAAATTATTATAATTACACACTTTCTAAATATCCTAAAGATAGAGAAAGTATATATAGAGCCGGAATGCTTTATTATAAAACAAAAAATTATGAAAAAGCAAAAGAATCTCTACTTATAGCTGCTAATGATGATAATAATACTATCTTAGTAAGAGAGAATGCTTGGATAACATTAGCAACAATGATGGAAGAAATACGTTCTTATAATGATGCTTCTGCTTACTACAGACAATTAGTGGAAATGTCACCTAGTGTTGAAAACTATATGCTTTATGGAGCATTCTCTTATAGAAGACTTCAATATAATGAAGCTATATATGCTTATAATGAGGCTTTGAATTTGGCTACATCAAAAAGACAACTATTTGACATCAATTTAGTTTTAGGTAAATGTTATTATAGAATGAATGAACTTGATAATGCTGAAGAAAGTTATAGAAATGCTTTAAGTTACGATGGAGGAGATTCACAGGCTAAAGATGGTTTAAGACAGGTACTTACAAAGAAAGAGCTTATGTATAATAATTAA